From a single Paenibacillus sp. FSL R5-0345 genomic region:
- the dnaA gene encoding chromosomal replication initiator protein DnaA has product MDSHTSELWQQILSIIQTKLSKPSFDTWFKATKAVTFNSQVLIISAPTTFAVEWLESRYTKLVGATVYEVTGKQVDVKFVIEESKPPELVVQQSAPTPVVSREEAQTHLLNPKYTFDTFVIGSGNRFAHAASLAVAEAPAKAYNPLFLYGGVGLGKTHLMHAIGHYVLEHNPNNKVIYISSEKFTNEFINSIRDNRGESFRNKYRNVDILLIDDIQFLAGKESTQEEFFHTFNALHEERKQIIISSDRPPKEIPTLEERLRSRFEWGLITDIQPPDLETRIAILRKKAKAENLDIPNEAMMYIANQIDTNIRELEGALIRVVAYSSLTNQDVTTHLAAEALKDIIPSSRPKMITIADIQQKVGEYYNLRLEDFKARKRTKAVAFPRQIAMYLSRELTDYSLPKIGEAFGGRDHTTVIHAHDKITQSLKVDQELYKVVNNLAEKIKNPS; this is encoded by the coding sequence GTGGACAGCCATACTTCCGAATTATGGCAGCAAATTTTATCGATTATTCAAACCAAATTAAGCAAGCCGAGCTTTGATACCTGGTTTAAGGCTACCAAAGCCGTAACCTTCAACTCCCAGGTTCTCATTATTTCGGCACCTACAACGTTCGCAGTAGAATGGCTGGAAAGTCGCTACACCAAACTAGTAGGAGCTACGGTTTACGAAGTTACAGGGAAACAAGTGGATGTAAAATTCGTCATTGAAGAAAGCAAGCCGCCTGAGCTTGTGGTTCAACAATCGGCCCCCACTCCCGTAGTATCACGAGAAGAAGCACAAACGCATCTACTCAATCCCAAGTACACCTTTGACACTTTTGTAATTGGCTCTGGCAACCGTTTTGCGCATGCAGCCTCACTGGCAGTAGCCGAGGCACCCGCCAAAGCATACAATCCCTTGTTTTTATACGGTGGTGTAGGACTGGGCAAAACCCATTTAATGCACGCCATTGGGCACTATGTTCTGGAACATAACCCAAATAACAAGGTTATTTACATCTCTTCAGAGAAATTCACGAATGAATTTATCAATTCAATCCGTGATAACCGCGGTGAAAGCTTCCGCAATAAGTATCGTAACGTTGACATTTTGCTTATTGACGATATTCAATTCCTCGCTGGAAAAGAGTCCACGCAGGAGGAGTTTTTCCATACGTTCAATGCGCTCCACGAAGAACGCAAGCAAATTATCATCTCCAGCGACCGACCGCCAAAGGAAATTCCCACACTGGAAGAACGCCTACGTTCCCGGTTTGAATGGGGCTTGATTACGGATATTCAACCACCTGATCTAGAGACCCGAATTGCGATTTTGCGCAAAAAGGCGAAAGCAGAGAACCTTGATATCCCTAATGAGGCCATGATGTATATTGCTAACCAGATTGACACCAATATTCGTGAACTCGAGGGTGCATTAATCCGGGTTGTTGCTTACTCATCGCTAACCAACCAGGATGTAACCACTCATTTGGCAGCTGAAGCACTCAAGGATATTATTCCTTCCAGCCGGCCTAAGATGATTACCATCGCTGATATTCAGCAAAAAGTCGGTGAATACTACAATTTACGCCTTGAAGACTTCAAAGCACGAAAACGTACGAAAGCCGTAGCATTTCCACGTCAAATCGCAATGTATCTCTCCCGTGAACTAACGGATTATTCGCTTCCTAAAATTGGCGAGGCATTCGGTGGACGTGACCATACGACCGTAATTCATGCGCATGATAAAATTACACAGTCATTAAAGGTCGATCAGGAGTTGTACAAAGTGGTAAATAATCTTGCGGAGAAAATTAAAAATCCTTCCTAA
- the dnaN gene encoding DNA polymerase III subunit beta translates to MKISILKNELNESIQHVSKAISSRTTIPILTGIKLEVSHQGVTLTASDTDISIQSFIPAENDSHTIVKIDQPGSVVLPAKFFVEIIKKLPSKEIHMEVKEGFQTYISSGSTEIQIVGLDPEEFPVLPSIEENDTISLPGDLLKNMIKQTAFSISTQETTPILTGILWNLADNEFKFTATDRHRLATRAARLEGTENVQFANIVIAGKTLNELSKIIPDQNMLVDIVVADNQVLFKIDKVLFYSRILDGIYPDTSRIIPTTYKTELTLDTKKLSESIDRAYLLSREEKTNIVRMQTLEQGGIEISSSSSELGKVREELEVIDFKGEPLKISFNSKYMLDVLKVIESEQLVIAFTGMMSPIILKPLDQTNSLYIILPYRTTN, encoded by the coding sequence ATGAAAATAAGCATTCTTAAAAACGAGCTCAACGAATCCATTCAACACGTATCCAAAGCTATCTCCAGTAGAACGACGATCCCAATTCTGACCGGTATTAAGCTGGAAGTTAGCCATCAAGGCGTCACACTAACTGCAAGCGACACCGATATTTCCATCCAATCGTTTATTCCAGCAGAGAATGACAGCCATACGATCGTGAAGATAGACCAGCCAGGAAGTGTAGTTCTTCCCGCTAAGTTTTTCGTCGAGATTATTAAGAAGCTGCCCTCCAAAGAGATTCACATGGAAGTTAAAGAAGGATTCCAAACATATATTTCTTCTGGATCCACGGAGATTCAGATCGTAGGTTTAGACCCTGAAGAATTCCCGGTGTTACCGAGTATTGAGGAGAACGATACCATCTCCCTGCCAGGTGATTTGCTGAAAAATATGATTAAACAAACCGCTTTTTCTATTTCTACCCAAGAGACAACTCCGATTTTAACAGGTATACTGTGGAATCTGGCTGATAATGAGTTTAAGTTCACAGCGACAGACCGTCACCGCTTAGCTACAAGAGCAGCAAGACTAGAAGGTACGGAGAATGTCCAATTTGCAAATATCGTAATCGCCGGTAAAACCCTTAATGAGCTAAGTAAAATTATCCCTGATCAAAATATGCTCGTTGATATTGTGGTTGCAGACAATCAAGTTCTCTTTAAAATCGACAAAGTACTGTTCTATTCACGGATCCTTGATGGAATTTATCCGGATACTTCTAGAATTATTCCAACAACCTACAAAACAGAACTAACTTTGGACACAAAAAAATTAAGCGAATCGATTGATCGCGCTTATTTGCTGTCCCGTGAAGAAAAAACCAATATTGTGCGCATGCAGACGCTTGAACAAGGCGGCATTGAAATTTCTTCTAGCTCTTCTGAGCTTGGTAAAGTTCGTGAGGAACTTGAAGTCATTGATTTCAAAGGTGAACCTCTCAAAATATCTTTCAACTCCAAATATATGCTCGATGTCTTAAAAGTTATTGAGAGTGAGCAGCTTGTCATAGCATTTACAGGAATGATGAGTCCGATCATTTTGAAGCCACTTGACCAAACGAATAGCTTGTATATCATTTTGCCTTACCGTACAACAAATTAA
- the yaaA gene encoding S4 domain-containing protein YaaA, translating into MKKILIHSGYIKLDQFLKLSDCVSTGGMAKALLQEGHVLVNGEVEERRGRKLYPGDQIEVQDNGTFQVEGGGVKEE; encoded by the coding sequence ATGAAAAAAATACTTATCCACAGTGGATATATTAAGCTGGATCAATTCCTGAAACTTTCTGATTGTGTATCCACAGGTGGAATGGCTAAAGCTTTACTGCAAGAAGGACATGTACTGGTTAACGGAGAAGTAGAGGAACGACGTGGAAGAAAGCTGTATCCGGGTGACCAAATTGAAGTGCAGGATAACGGCACCTTTCAGGTTGAAGGTGGAGGAGTTAAAGAGGAGTAG
- the recF gene encoding DNA replication/repair protein RecF (All proteins in this family for which functions are known are DNA-binding proteins that assist the filamentation of RecA onto DNA for the initiation of recombination or recombinational repair.), giving the protein MFVKNIGLQHYRNYGLLRLESLGDVNLILGQNAQGKTNLMEALFVLAMTKSHRTSKDRELISFDAPGDAAQIIAEVERKYGDLKLELTLSAKGKKAKINGLEQRRLSEFVGSLNVVMFAPEDLEIVKGTPGIRRRFLDMEIGQVQPSYLFHLQQYQKILLQRGNLLKQLWGKEAAGKDLLEIWDAQLVEHGVKIVKKRKQFIKKLQIWAESIHRGITNGGEELKLLYVPSFGDRDEEDEAVLLDNFMLKLSQTREQEIRRGMTLTGPHRDDLSFFINGREAQVYGSQGQQRTTALSLKLAEIELIHEEIGEYPVLLLDDVLSELDPYRQTQLIETFQSKVQTFITATGIEGLNADKLKGASLYHVHDGKVEL; this is encoded by the coding sequence GTGTTTGTTAAAAATATCGGTCTGCAGCATTATCGAAATTACGGGCTGCTGCGTCTGGAGAGCCTGGGCGATGTCAATCTGATTCTGGGTCAGAACGCTCAAGGCAAAACAAACCTCATGGAGGCATTGTTCGTCCTGGCGATGACCAAAAGCCACCGCACCTCGAAAGATCGCGAACTTATTTCATTCGATGCCCCTGGAGACGCTGCTCAGATCATTGCCGAGGTAGAACGTAAGTACGGCGATCTCAAGCTAGAGCTCACCCTTTCTGCCAAAGGTAAAAAAGCTAAGATTAACGGTTTAGAACAACGGCGCCTTAGTGAGTTTGTAGGATCACTTAATGTGGTCATGTTTGCACCGGAAGATTTAGAGATTGTAAAAGGCACACCTGGCATCAGACGGCGTTTTCTTGATATGGAGATTGGCCAAGTCCAGCCCAGTTATCTATTTCACCTCCAGCAGTATCAAAAGATTCTCTTACAAAGGGGCAATTTGCTGAAGCAGTTGTGGGGGAAAGAGGCAGCGGGAAAAGATCTTTTGGAAATCTGGGATGCTCAACTTGTGGAGCACGGTGTTAAAATCGTAAAAAAAAGGAAACAATTCATAAAGAAGCTGCAAATATGGGCTGAAAGCATACACCGGGGGATTACGAACGGCGGAGAAGAACTGAAATTGCTCTATGTCCCCTCTTTCGGCGATCGTGATGAGGAAGATGAAGCTGTCTTATTAGACAATTTTATGTTAAAGTTATCACAAACGAGAGAACAAGAAATCAGGCGCGGCATGACGCTGACGGGTCCCCATCGGGATGACCTGTCCTTTTTTATCAACGGAAGGGAAGCTCAGGTCTACGGTTCTCAGGGACAGCAGCGTACCACGGCTTTATCGCTCAAGCTGGCGGAAATCGAGCTGATCCATGAAGAAATCGGAGAATATCCTGTGCTGCTTCTTGATGATGTTTTATCCGAGCTTGATCCTTACCGACAGACCCAGCTTATTGAAACCTTTCAAAGCAAGGTACAGACATTCATTACCGCTACCGGAATTGAGGGTCTGAATGCCGATAAATTAAAAGGCGCCAGCCTATATCATGTTCATGATGGAAAAGTGGAGTTATAA
- the remB gene encoding extracellular matrix regulator RemB — MYIHLGGEKIIRSSELIAIFDISIEKSSKVSKQFVIHSEQDKKLERIGEEEAKSIVVTKNIVYYSPISSSTLKKRAKILLEI, encoded by the coding sequence ATGTATATTCATTTGGGCGGGGAGAAGATTATTCGCTCTTCGGAGTTAATTGCAATATTTGATATTTCGATTGAGAAATCTTCCAAGGTGTCTAAGCAATTCGTCATTCACTCTGAGCAGGACAAGAAGCTTGAGCGGATTGGTGAAGAGGAAGCAAAATCTATTGTCGTAACTAAAAATATCGTGTATTACTCCCCCATTTCCTCCTCCACTCTCAAAAAAAGAGCCAAAATTTTGCTCGAGATATAA
- the gyrB gene encoding DNA topoisomerase (ATP-hydrolyzing) subunit B, whose amino-acid sequence MSMNQPTYDESQIQVLEGLEAVRKRPGMYIGSTSSKGLHHLVWEVVDNSIDEALAGYCDRIQVIIHEDNGITVIDNGRGIPVGENEKLKKSTLEVVMTVLHAGGKFGGGGYKVSGGLHGVGISVVNALSEKVVVNVKRDGHVYQQEYRRGAPQYEIKVVGDTDETGTTTTFHPDPEIFTETTVFEYATLLTRIRELAFLNKGIELSLHDERTDVTNVFKYEGGIVEYVKYLNEKKEALHEEPIYVEGSRDMIQVEVALQYNDSYTENIYSFANNINTHEGGTHESGFKSALTRIINDYARKAGVLKDGNSNLTGDDVREGLTAIISVKIPEPQFEGQTKTKLGNSEVRGIVESLFGEKLQEFLEENPAVSRRVLEKSLSASRAREAARKARELTRRKSALEVSALPGKLADCSSKDASISELYIVEGDSAGGSAKQGRDRHFQAILPLRGKILNVEKARLDRILSNAEIRAIITALGTGISDDFDLSKARYHKVVIMTDADVDGAHIRTLLLTFFYRYMRKLVDAGYIYIAQPPLFKIERNKVIRYAGSEKERDEIIASFGENVKVNVQRYKGLGEMNATQLWDTTMDPEARMMLQVTIEDAMLADSIFDTLMGDNVEPRRDFIHEHAKDVRYLDV is encoded by the coding sequence ATGTCAATGAATCAACCGACATATGATGAGAGCCAGATTCAGGTACTAGAAGGGCTAGAAGCTGTCCGGAAACGTCCGGGCATGTATATTGGTTCCACTAGTTCTAAAGGTCTCCATCACTTGGTGTGGGAGGTCGTAGATAATAGTATCGATGAAGCCCTAGCAGGTTATTGTGACCGGATTCAAGTGATTATTCATGAGGATAACGGGATTACTGTTATCGATAATGGACGTGGCATACCTGTAGGTGAAAATGAAAAACTTAAAAAGTCGACGCTTGAAGTTGTAATGACAGTACTGCATGCAGGCGGTAAATTCGGCGGCGGCGGATATAAAGTATCAGGCGGCTTACACGGTGTGGGTATCTCCGTAGTAAATGCCTTGTCTGAGAAGGTTGTTGTTAATGTTAAGCGTGATGGGCATGTTTATCAGCAGGAATACAGACGTGGTGCACCACAGTATGAGATCAAGGTTGTTGGAGATACGGACGAGACAGGTACGACTACAACTTTTCATCCAGACCCTGAAATCTTTACTGAAACCACGGTCTTTGAATATGCGACATTGCTTACACGTATTCGTGAGCTAGCTTTTCTTAACAAAGGAATCGAGCTTTCACTGCATGATGAGCGGACCGATGTTACCAACGTGTTCAAATACGAGGGTGGTATCGTTGAATATGTGAAATATTTGAATGAGAAAAAAGAAGCGCTGCACGAGGAACCAATCTACGTGGAAGGCTCACGAGATATGATCCAGGTTGAAGTAGCTCTCCAATACAATGATTCGTATACAGAGAACATCTACTCTTTTGCGAATAATATTAATACTCATGAAGGCGGAACGCATGAATCCGGCTTCAAAAGTGCGCTAACACGTATCATCAACGATTATGCCCGTAAAGCGGGTGTGCTGAAGGATGGTAATTCAAATCTGACTGGTGACGACGTGCGTGAAGGATTGACAGCGATTATTTCTGTCAAAATTCCAGAGCCTCAGTTCGAAGGTCAAACGAAGACTAAGCTCGGAAATAGTGAAGTACGCGGAATTGTAGAATCACTGTTCGGAGAGAAATTGCAGGAATTCCTAGAAGAGAATCCAGCAGTATCTCGCCGTGTCCTTGAAAAGTCGCTTTCAGCTTCACGTGCACGAGAAGCTGCTCGTAAGGCTCGTGAGTTAACACGCCGTAAGAGTGCGCTTGAAGTTAGTGCACTACCTGGTAAACTTGCAGACTGTTCATCCAAGGATGCGTCTATCAGCGAATTGTATATCGTCGAAGGTGACTCTGCGGGGGGATCGGCCAAGCAAGGCCGGGATCGTCATTTCCAAGCGATTCTACCACTGCGTGGTAAGATCCTAAACGTAGAAAAAGCTCGCTTAGACCGTATTCTATCCAACGCGGAAATTCGGGCGATCATTACGGCTCTGGGTACAGGGATCAGTGATGATTTTGATCTATCAAAGGCTCGTTACCATAAAGTCGTTATTATGACGGATGCCGACGTCGATGGAGCTCATATTAGAACTCTGTTGTTGACATTCTTCTACCGTTACATGCGGAAGCTAGTAGATGCAGGTTATATCTATATCGCACAACCGCCATTGTTCAAGATAGAGCGCAACAAAGTGATCCGTTATGCAGGAAGCGAGAAGGAACGCGATGAGATTATCGCTTCTTTTGGAGAAAATGTTAAGGTCAATGTCCAGCGCTACAAAGGTTTGGGTGAAATGAATGCTACCCAGCTGTGGGACACGACGATGGATCCTGAAGCGCGTATGATGTTGCAAGTAACGATTGAAGATGCGATGCTCGCTGATAGTATTTTTGATACGCTGATGGGCGATAATGTTGAACCAAGACGTGACTTTATCCATGAGCATGCGAAAGACGTCAGATATCTTGATGTGTAA
- a CDS encoding YheC/YheD family protein produces MKIQRVPSKWAKTKVILQNQSLSLYVPDTRKYDLSVLKEMLVLYTMVYIKPDRGSFGIGVMRAEQRTVILSPSQRKSEKNATTDNEEIEQQETQLLYILRYAKTAEVFFSPEELHEALQKRIQNRTYLIQKGIDLLRYQDRPFDLRVLAQKSPSGAWETTGMLGRVAAPQKIVTNYHNGGSIVSVNTLLKSHMNSSETLSTVNQLKSLGVQIAGQLETTYPGIKEIGLDIAMDQHMDMWLLEVNTLPSIVIFKLFPDKSIYRRIHRYAVAYGRVKARKSPYTTRNKQITKA; encoded by the coding sequence ATGAAGATTCAACGTGTCCCAAGTAAATGGGCAAAAACAAAAGTCATTCTTCAAAATCAATCTCTATCTCTATATGTACCGGATACTCGTAAATACGATTTAAGTGTTCTTAAAGAAATGCTTGTGTTATATACAATGGTCTATATTAAACCTGACCGCGGAAGCTTTGGCATTGGTGTAATGAGAGCCGAGCAGCGTACGGTGATTTTGAGCCCTAGCCAGCGGAAGTCTGAAAAAAATGCCACCACCGATAACGAGGAGATAGAACAACAAGAAACACAGCTCCTATATATTTTAAGATATGCAAAAACGGCAGAAGTTTTCTTCTCCCCCGAAGAGCTGCATGAAGCCTTACAGAAACGAATTCAGAACCGTACCTACCTGATCCAAAAGGGAATTGACCTTCTACGTTATCAAGACCGTCCCTTCGACCTTCGAGTTCTTGCCCAAAAGAGTCCGTCAGGCGCATGGGAAACGACAGGAATGCTCGGAAGAGTAGCTGCCCCTCAGAAAATCGTCACCAATTATCATAACGGAGGCAGTATTGTGTCAGTAAATACATTATTAAAAAGTCATATGAACTCTTCTGAAACACTCTCCACCGTTAATCAATTAAAATCTTTAGGCGTACAAATTGCAGGCCAATTGGAAACTACTTATCCAGGGATTAAAGAAATCGGTCTGGATATTGCCATGGATCAGCATATGGATATGTGGCTGCTTGAGGTCAACACCCTTCCATCCATAGTCATATTTAAGTTATTTCCTGATAAATCTATCTATCGTAGAATACACCGCTATGCTGTAGCATACGGGCGTGTAAAAGCTAGAAAATCTCCATACACTACCCGCAACAAACAAATCACCAAGGCCTAA
- the gyrA gene encoding DNA gyrase subunit A has product MAEQNNPQVKDRDIGVEMRESFMDYAMSIIVSRALPDVRDGLKPVHRRILFAMSELGMSADKPHKKSARIVGEVIGKYHPHGDSAVYETMVRMAQDFSMRYMLVDGHGNFGSIDGDMAAAMRYTEARLSKIAGEMLRDLNKETVDFAPNYDGEEHEPVVLPARYPNLLVNGVSGIAVGMATNIPPHNLGEVIDGVQAMIKNPDITPMELMEYIQGPDFPTAGYILGREGIRQAYRTGRGSVTMRAKATIEENNGKARIIVHELPYQVNKARLVEKIAELVREKRIEGITDLRDESDRNGMRVVVEMRRDVNPNVVLNNLYKHTSMQSTFGINMLAIVNNEPKILNLRDVLYHYLQHQIEVIRRRTIFDLKKAEARAHILEGLRIALDHLDEVIALIRASRTTDIARDGLMSTFSLSVEQAQAILDMRMQRLTGLEREKIENEYNELLAKIAEYREILANEHLVLEIISNELQDIRDRYSDDRRTEITVGEESILDEDLIPREEVVITITHTGYIKRLPVSTYRSQKRGGRGVMGMDTKDQDFVEHLFVSNSHNYLMFFTDKGKVYRIKAYEIPELGRTARGTPIINLIQIEQGEKISAVIQVEESDSDKYLFFATREGIVKKTPLEDYNNIRKGGLIAINLREEDSLIEVKLTDGQQNLIIGTARGMSITFSENDVRSMGRSATGVKGITLDSNDHVIGMDCVDKELEVLIVTSKGYGKRTPAGDYRSQTRGGKGIKTINLTEKNGPVVGLKVVKNDEDLMIITTSGTLIRTSMDGISTMGRYAQGVKLINIREDDAVATLCRADKNEEDEMSEDIEGLEDQVTVDESGDIDQPETIAEDQEDNLE; this is encoded by the coding sequence ATGGCTGAACAAAATAACCCACAAGTCAAAGATCGGGACATTGGCGTGGAAATGCGTGAATCCTTTATGGATTACGCAATGAGCATCATTGTTAGTCGGGCTTTGCCAGATGTGCGGGACGGACTCAAGCCGGTTCACCGACGCATTTTGTTTGCGATGTCGGAACTTGGAATGTCTGCGGATAAGCCTCATAAGAAATCGGCAAGAATCGTCGGTGAGGTTATCGGTAAGTACCACCCTCACGGTGACTCAGCCGTCTATGAAACAATGGTACGGATGGCTCAGGATTTCTCTATGCGCTATATGCTTGTGGACGGTCACGGGAACTTTGGTTCGATTGATGGTGATATGGCTGCAGCGATGCGTTATACAGAAGCCCGTCTTTCCAAGATTGCAGGCGAAATGCTTCGAGATTTGAACAAAGAAACAGTTGATTTCGCACCCAACTATGATGGTGAAGAGCATGAGCCAGTTGTATTGCCAGCTCGTTATCCGAACCTGCTCGTGAACGGGGTATCTGGTATTGCTGTAGGTATGGCTACTAATATCCCACCGCATAACCTAGGTGAAGTTATCGATGGTGTGCAGGCGATGATTAAGAATCCCGATATCACACCTATGGAATTGATGGAGTATATCCAAGGCCCTGACTTCCCTACGGCTGGATATATTTTGGGTCGTGAGGGCATTCGTCAGGCTTATCGTACGGGGCGTGGTTCCGTGACCATGCGTGCCAAGGCAACAATTGAAGAGAACAACGGTAAGGCTCGCATCATTGTACATGAGCTGCCATATCAGGTAAACAAGGCAAGACTGGTTGAAAAAATCGCAGAATTAGTACGTGAGAAACGGATCGAGGGTATAACGGATCTTCGAGATGAGTCTGACCGTAACGGTATGCGTGTAGTTGTTGAGATGAGACGTGATGTGAATCCAAATGTTGTGTTGAACAATCTATATAAACATACTTCAATGCAATCCACATTTGGGATCAACATGCTTGCCATCGTCAACAACGAGCCGAAAATCCTTAATCTGCGTGATGTGCTCTATCATTATTTGCAGCACCAGATTGAAGTTATTCGTCGTCGTACAATATTTGATCTTAAAAAAGCTGAAGCACGCGCTCATATTTTAGAAGGTCTGCGTATTGCGCTGGATCATCTGGATGAAGTTATTGCGTTAATCCGCGCTTCGCGGACAACGGATATAGCTCGTGACGGATTGATGAGCACCTTTAGCCTCAGTGTAGAGCAGGCTCAAGCAATCCTCGACATGCGGATGCAGCGTCTGACCGGTCTGGAACGGGAAAAAATCGAGAATGAATATAACGAATTGTTAGCTAAAATTGCAGAGTACCGTGAAATTTTGGCGAATGAGCATCTCGTACTGGAAATCATCAGCAACGAGTTGCAGGATATTCGTGATAGATATTCTGATGATCGCCGAACAGAGATTACGGTTGGTGAAGAAAGTATTCTCGATGAAGACCTTATTCCACGTGAAGAGGTTGTTATCACTATTACGCATACTGGATACATCAAACGTCTGCCTGTCAGCACTTACCGCAGCCAGAAGCGTGGGGGCCGCGGAGTAATGGGGATGGACACCAAGGACCAAGATTTTGTGGAGCATCTCTTCGTGAGTAACTCTCATAACTATCTGATGTTCTTTACCGATAAGGGTAAGGTGTACCGGATTAAGGCTTATGAGATCCCAGAGCTGGGACGTACTGCGCGTGGGACACCAATCATCAACCTGATTCAAATTGAACAAGGTGAGAAGATTAGTGCCGTTATCCAGGTGGAAGAGAGCGATAGTGACAAGTACTTGTTCTTTGCTACCCGCGAAGGTATCGTGAAGAAGACGCCACTTGAGGATTACAATAACATCCGCAAAGGCGGACTTATCGCTATTAATCTTCGGGAAGAGGATTCCCTGATTGAGGTTAAGCTGACAGATGGCCAGCAAAATCTTATTATCGGTACAGCACGCGGAATGTCGATTACGTTCTCAGAGAATGATGTTCGTTCTATGGGTCGTAGCGCAACTGGCGTGAAGGGTATTACACTCGATAGTAATGACCATGTCATTGGTATGGACTGTGTCGATAAGGAGCTTGAGGTTCTGATTGTTACTAGCAAGGGTTATGGTAAACGGACACCAGCCGGCGACTATCGTTCCCAGACTCGTGGCGGTAAAGGAATCAAGACCATTAATCTCACTGAGAAGAATGGACCTGTAGTTGGTCTTAAAGTTGTTAAGAACGACGAAGACTTAATGATCATTACTACAAGCGGTACCTTGATTCGTACCAGCATGGATGGAATTTCTACTATGGGTCGTTATGCGCAAGGGGTTAAGCTAATTAACATCCGCGAGGATGATGCTGTGGCTACCCTGTGCAGAGCCGATAAGAATGAAGAGGACGAAATGTCTGAAGATATAGAAGGCCTCGAGGACCAAGTAACAGTTGATGAATCTGGCGATATAGATCAGCCGGAAACAATCGCTGAAGATCAAGAGGATAACTTAGAATAG
- a CDS encoding HD-GYP domain-containing protein has product MPNVLVGEVKAGSKIIKDVITPLGGILFTKGKILLPRDLEILEAFLVGQVEIEGVQGEGNSDAAKKNSKQTSLKAGAIINESMLVKNNSPLHDEYDKMIGLIRTSYRSVTAASLPIFELRSQLEVLISHLKDYHVLKFSPRTLKDEDYNYHNAVLSALTSYKIAQWCGYPQKDWMQIAFAGLLHDIGNAKVDSSLLHKPESLNSAEIEEVRRHTTYGYQLLRNVTAINEGVRLTALQHHEKVDGSGYPLKLEGSQIHFYAKVVAVADIFHAMTLERAYRKAQSPYLVLEQIMTESFGKLDPVVVQTFIQKSTDLFNGTRIRLSDGRHGEIIFTDRANPTRPMIKVEGTIVNLMLERDLYIQEIIS; this is encoded by the coding sequence ATGCCAAATGTATTGGTTGGAGAAGTTAAAGCGGGCTCAAAGATAATCAAAGATGTAATTACACCTTTGGGTGGGATTTTGTTTACCAAGGGAAAAATACTACTCCCCCGTGATCTAGAAATTTTGGAAGCTTTCTTAGTTGGGCAAGTGGAGATCGAGGGTGTTCAAGGAGAGGGCAACTCTGATGCTGCCAAAAAAAACTCGAAGCAAACATCACTTAAAGCCGGAGCCATTATAAATGAATCAATGCTGGTTAAGAACAATTCCCCACTACACGATGAATATGACAAAATGATCGGACTTATTAGGACAAGCTATCGTTCGGTAACGGCAGCCTCTCTTCCTATTTTTGAGTTGCGGAGTCAGTTAGAGGTACTAATTAGTCATTTGAAGGATTATCATGTCTTGAAGTTTTCTCCACGTACGCTAAAAGACGAGGATTACAACTATCACAATGCCGTATTGTCCGCGTTAACATCATATAAGATTGCTCAGTGGTGCGGGTATCCGCAAAAGGATTGGATGCAGATCGCTTTTGCTGGATTGCTGCATGATATCGGAAACGCAAAAGTAGATAGTTCTCTCTTACATAAGCCGGAGTCACTTAATAGTGCCGAAATAGAAGAGGTTCGCAGACATACTACATATGGCTATCAATTATTACGTAATGTCACAGCGATTAATGAAGGGGTAAGACTAACGGCGTTGCAGCATCATGAGAAGGTTGATGGGTCTGGTTATCCACTTAAGCTAGAAGGTAGCCAGATTCACTTTTACGCTAAAGTAGTTGCGGTAGCAGATATATTCCATGCTATGACTTTGGAAAGAGCTTATAGAAAGGCGCAGTCCCCTTATCTAGTATTAGAGCAGATTATGACAGAAAGCTTTGGTAAGCTTGACCCAGTCGTTGTACAGACCTTTATACAGAAGAGCACTGATTTATTTAATGGAACCAGAATACGTTTGAGCGATGGGCGTCACGGGGAGATCATATTCACTGATCGTGCGAATCCTACACGTCCTATGATTAAGGTAGAGGGTACAATTGTTAACTTAATGTTGGAGCGGGATCTATATATTCAAGAGATTATTTCTTAG